One stretch of Bremerella cremea DNA includes these proteins:
- a CDS encoding carbon storage regulator yields the protein MLVLSRRIGEKIEIGDGITITVLRVSGKTIRLGIEAPDSVTIRRAEITVSDSWPKPPETSDADAIAFSSADAISRM from the coding sequence ATGCTCGTATTAAGTCGTCGTATTGGCGAAAAAATTGAAATCGGTGATGGGATAACCATAACCGTCTTAAGAGTTTCCGGAAAAACGATTCGGTTGGGAATCGAGGCCCCTGATTCGGTGACGATTCGCCGCGCAGAGATCACGGTATCCGATAGCTGGCCGAAGCCGCCAGAGACCAGCGATGCTGATGCGATCGCGTTTAGTTCAGCCGATGCGATAAGCCGCATGTAA
- a CDS encoding PQQ-dependent sugar dehydrogenase: MIRYCTASVFCLVCLAGSVTLAQDKEQEKYYKITPLPVPEGVVLEAGALEMMPDGKLAVSSRRGEIYLVTNPKASSPETDTTFQRYAHGLHEVLGLAYRQGWLYVTQRCDVSKIRDTNDDGEADEFEVVSDGWGVSGDYHEYAFGSKFDKEGNIWVTLCLTGSFSSQVPFRGWCLRVNEDGTTVPTASGIRSPGGMGMNEAGDVFYTDNQGPWNGTCGLKHLVPGHFMGHPDGNPWYKLAPNLGTPPQKPESNSRFHIEAKKIPEYMPAAVLFPYDKMGKSASGIDYDRSGGQFGPFAGQMFVGDQSHSTIMRVVMEKVNGRYQGACIPFLEGIGSGTLPILITEDGNLFVGGTNRGWGSRGNKPYSLERIHWTGVTPFEILDVKANSDGFTVRFTQPIDPASVDKPDAIDVETYTYIYQASYGSPEVDHTKPKITNLEVSPDNLSLKITLDQLAEGHVHEIHFPGIKNSSGDSLWHDVLYYTMNQIPTK; encoded by the coding sequence ATGATTCGATACTGTACTGCTTCCGTTTTCTGCTTGGTTTGTCTCGCCGGTAGCGTAACGCTGGCTCAGGACAAGGAGCAGGAAAAGTACTATAAAATCACCCCGTTGCCGGTGCCTGAAGGGGTTGTGCTGGAAGCCGGTGCGCTCGAAATGATGCCCGACGGTAAGCTCGCCGTCTCGTCACGTCGAGGAGAGATTTACCTGGTGACCAATCCCAAGGCAAGTTCGCCCGAGACCGACACCACTTTCCAACGTTACGCTCATGGACTGCACGAAGTCCTAGGCTTGGCGTACCGGCAAGGCTGGCTTTATGTAACTCAGCGGTGCGATGTTTCCAAGATTCGCGATACCAACGACGATGGCGAAGCGGACGAGTTCGAGGTTGTTTCCGACGGCTGGGGAGTCTCCGGCGATTACCACGAATACGCGTTCGGTTCGAAGTTCGACAAAGAGGGGAACATTTGGGTAACGCTTTGCTTGACGGGCTCGTTTTCTAGCCAGGTTCCGTTTCGGGGGTGGTGCTTACGCGTGAATGAAGATGGGACCACGGTCCCAACTGCCAGTGGAATCCGCAGCCCAGGCGGCATGGGGATGAACGAAGCTGGCGATGTCTTCTACACCGACAATCAAGGGCCTTGGAACGGGACGTGTGGGTTGAAGCATTTGGTGCCAGGGCACTTCATGGGACACCCAGACGGGAATCCGTGGTACAAGCTGGCGCCGAATCTGGGGACACCTCCGCAAAAGCCGGAAAGCAACAGTCGCTTTCACATCGAAGCGAAGAAGATTCCAGAGTACATGCCGGCTGCCGTGCTATTTCCTTACGATAAGATGGGCAAATCGGCCAGTGGCATCGATTACGACCGTTCCGGTGGCCAGTTTGGTCCGTTTGCTGGTCAAATGTTCGTTGGGGACCAATCGCATAGCACGATCATGCGTGTGGTTATGGAAAAGGTGAACGGCCGTTACCAAGGGGCTTGCATTCCCTTTCTGGAAGGCATTGGCTCTGGCACGTTGCCAATCTTGATTACCGAAGATGGAAATCTCTTTGTCGGGGGTACCAATCGAGGCTGGGGCTCACGCGGGAACAAGCCGTACTCGTTAGAACGCATCCATTGGACCGGCGTGACTCCTTTCGAGATTCTCGATGTCAAAGCGAATTCCGATGGCTTTACGGTGCGTTTTACCCAGCCCATCGATCCAGCCTCGGTCGATAAGCCTGATGCGATTGACGTCGAAACCTATACCTATATCTACCAGGCAAGCTATGGTAGTCCCGAGGTCGATCATACTAAACCTAAGATTACGAATCTTGAAGTTAGTCCTGATAACCTATCGCTGAAGATCACATTAGATCAGCTTGCCGAAGGGCACGTTCACGAGATTCATTTCCCTGGAATTAAGAACAGCTCAGGGGATTCGCTCTGGCACGATGTGCTGTATTACACGATGAATCAGATTCCAACAAAGTAG
- a CDS encoding c-type cytochrome translates to MISLQRYSILAAWTFVVLGATSLFAQTGPVIPGYEQFHAQASDAAGGELLLSELNCVACHAEANANLGNLPPKSAPILSMVGSRVRPEYLREYLQNPHQRKPGATMPDVLGGLPVEQREDAIENLTHFLASTGRLQEGRRRSREVREGQQLYHQVGCVACHGPREGGEVKAAHLKPLGKLEAKYSVPALAAFLQDPLKVRASGRMPSLRLSDADAGKIAQYLLQDLDVEVPANLHYSYYEEANLSELPDFSKLTPKETGETMSFDLGLAKRKDNFGLVFEGFLNIGQAGEYTFHLDSDDGSRLEIDGKQVVINNGIHPKQRRSGKIRLRPGMHELRVEYFEGAGQEAFDVTFDGPGGLRNAYVADHVFLSKDKANQEADDSFRLDPQRVEQGRLQFVSLGCANCHTMNDLKADPGVLQGPSLAELDLAKGCLASKPGRAPDFQLTEGQRKSLAAAITHRKQPDVQPWQPEQQVQHYLTTFNCYACHQRDEIGGVSPELNAFFHTTQEEMGDEGRIPPTLTGVGGKLSPTWMKKVLREGAKDRPYMQTVMPNFGGQNVGDLAPLLASLDALPEHPPIDIPETEGRIKATGRHMVGDKVFGCIKCHTFAGEKASGVQGIDMTLMTKRLNHDWFLAYVIDPPRFRKGTRMPTAWPNGKSVMRNILSGDADQQVEAIWRYLQDGEEAAKPFGVGQQAIELVAWRKAVIYRNFIEGAGSRAIGVGFPEKANLAFDATNMNLALIWQGSFIDASRHWNGRGQGFQPPLGDNVVRLPGGAPWAVLANPADKWPTATGKEAGYQFLGYRLDELNNPTFRYRFGDLTVSEAFHAEKSGEFPSLLRTITVDGHTPEGTLMFRALSGADIHSLGDGWYQLGEGLKVQVTGANATLRDDHSDLVVEVPDGSESTFTLKYVW, encoded by the coding sequence ATGATCAGCTTGCAGCGTTATTCTATTTTGGCGGCATGGACTTTTGTCGTTCTGGGGGCTACGTCGCTCTTCGCTCAAACGGGGCCGGTAATTCCTGGTTACGAGCAGTTCCATGCTCAGGCGAGCGATGCCGCTGGGGGTGAGTTGCTGCTCAGCGAGTTGAACTGCGTGGCATGTCATGCTGAAGCCAATGCCAATTTGGGAAATCTGCCTCCTAAGTCGGCGCCGATCCTCTCGATGGTCGGGAGTCGGGTTCGCCCTGAGTATTTACGCGAGTACTTGCAAAATCCGCATCAACGAAAGCCAGGGGCCACGATGCCAGATGTTCTCGGTGGCTTGCCGGTCGAGCAGCGCGAGGACGCGATCGAGAACCTTACGCACTTCTTGGCCTCCACGGGAAGATTGCAAGAAGGGCGACGGCGTAGTCGCGAAGTACGGGAAGGGCAGCAGCTTTATCACCAAGTGGGCTGCGTCGCTTGTCACGGACCACGGGAAGGGGGCGAAGTCAAAGCCGCCCACTTGAAGCCGTTGGGCAAGCTGGAAGCAAAGTACTCGGTTCCTGCGTTGGCCGCCTTCCTGCAAGATCCCTTGAAAGTTCGCGCGTCAGGCCGCATGCCGTCGTTGCGGTTAAGCGATGCCGATGCCGGCAAGATTGCGCAGTACTTGCTACAAGATCTCGATGTCGAAGTGCCGGCGAATCTACATTATTCCTACTATGAAGAGGCGAACCTGAGCGAGCTGCCTGATTTCTCCAAGCTAACGCCGAAGGAGACCGGCGAAACGATGTCGTTCGACCTGGGGTTGGCGAAACGCAAAGATAATTTTGGCTTGGTTTTCGAAGGGTTTCTGAACATTGGGCAAGCAGGCGAGTACACCTTTCATCTCGATTCCGATGACGGTAGCCGATTGGAAATCGATGGCAAGCAGGTCGTGATCAACAATGGCATTCACCCTAAACAGCGACGTTCCGGCAAGATTCGTCTTCGACCGGGTATGCACGAACTGCGTGTTGAATACTTTGAAGGGGCTGGGCAAGAAGCGTTTGACGTAACCTTCGACGGTCCGGGCGGGCTACGTAACGCGTATGTTGCAGACCATGTGTTTCTGAGCAAAGACAAAGCGAATCAGGAGGCGGACGATTCCTTTCGCCTCGATCCACAGCGTGTCGAGCAGGGGCGGCTCCAGTTCGTTTCGCTAGGCTGTGCCAACTGTCACACCATGAACGATCTAAAGGCCGATCCGGGAGTGCTGCAGGGGCCAAGCTTGGCGGAGCTTGATCTGGCGAAAGGTTGCCTGGCATCGAAGCCTGGCCGGGCGCCTGATTTTCAATTAACTGAGGGGCAGCGAAAGAGTTTGGCGGCGGCAATAACTCACCGCAAGCAGCCCGACGTCCAGCCTTGGCAGCCGGAACAACAGGTCCAGCATTATCTGACGACGTTTAATTGTTACGCCTGTCACCAGCGGGATGAAATCGGTGGCGTGAGCCCAGAGCTTAACGCCTTCTTTCATACCACTCAGGAAGAAATGGGGGACGAAGGTCGAATTCCCCCCACGCTTACCGGCGTAGGAGGCAAGCTGTCTCCTACTTGGATGAAGAAGGTTCTCCGCGAAGGGGCGAAGGATCGGCCTTACATGCAGACGGTGATGCCCAACTTCGGGGGGCAGAACGTCGGTGATCTGGCACCTTTGTTGGCAAGCCTCGATGCGTTGCCTGAACATCCCCCGATCGATATTCCGGAAACGGAAGGACGAATCAAAGCGACGGGTCGTCACATGGTGGGCGACAAAGTATTTGGCTGTATCAAGTGCCATACGTTTGCCGGTGAGAAGGCCTCTGGCGTTCAAGGAATCGATATGACCTTGATGACCAAGCGGTTGAATCACGATTGGTTTCTGGCTTACGTCATAGATCCCCCTCGATTCCGCAAAGGAACACGCATGCCAACCGCCTGGCCTAATGGAAAGTCGGTGATGCGAAACATTTTGAGTGGCGACGCTGACCAGCAAGTTGAAGCGATTTGGCGTTATCTGCAAGATGGCGAGGAAGCTGCCAAACCGTTTGGCGTGGGGCAGCAAGCGATTGAGCTGGTTGCCTGGCGCAAAGCTGTCATTTACCGCAACTTCATCGAAGGAGCAGGCAGCCGCGCGATCGGAGTTGGCTTCCCCGAGAAGGCGAACCTGGCGTTCGATGCCACGAACATGAACTTGGCCCTGATTTGGCAAGGTTCTTTTATCGATGCCTCACGTCACTGGAATGGGCGTGGCCAAGGTTTTCAGCCTCCCCTGGGTGACAACGTGGTTCGTTTGCCTGGCGGTGCCCCTTGGGCCGTGCTGGCCAATCCTGCCGACAAATGGCCAACGGCTACTGGCAAAGAAGCTGGCTATCAATTCTTAGGGTATCGCTTAGATGAACTTAATAACCCGACCTTCCGATATCGCTTTGGCGACTTGACCGTTTCTGAAGCGTTTCATGCCGAGAAGTCAGGCGAGTTTCCCTCGCTGCTTCGCACCATTACCGTCGATGGTCACACGCCTGAGGGGACGCTTATGTTTCGCGCGTTGTCTGGGGCAGATATCCATTCCCTTGGCGATGGATGGTACCAACTGGGGGAAGGTTTGAAGGTGCAAGTCACCGGAGCGAACGCGACCCTGCGTGACGATCACTCTGACCTGGTTGTCGAAGTGCCGGACGGTTCTGAGTCGACGTTCACGCTGAAGTACGTTTGGTAA
- a CDS encoding ATP-binding protein — MAAQGEPIPTAQSSSNRLTVLYVLALSAVALLTIVGQVLVQRSLERQLSDSTVINIAGRQRMLSQKITKLALQLHTTEDPFLQGKERAELRAALTLWETCHRGLQEGSEELGLPGNNSVYVRDLYQSLEIEFVAIRDAAEEILNPDEEPSEPTGERSPALKTILAHEANFLAGMDQIVYLYDQEAESRVTSLRRVEHALLLVTLTVLLLEGLFVFRPAVREIRRMVENLRENALDLEMAKETAETANAEKSRFLAKMSHELRTPMNAILGLSEVLLRGQLFNNQKKLLTTIHDSAQSLMGLLSDLLDMSKLEVDSSLKLRQEPLNPKEITQKVAEMFTHQAIDRGLELRLEVDTKLDIWVLGDENRLRQVLVNLIQNALKFTQQGSVSVEAEVQRQTSHEVIVNFCVSDTGPGISAEDQKTIFEPFKQAERDRDKHGGAGLGLSIAQRLVEAMNGRIRVVSKLGEGTAFIVDIPFVRSLEHTDHLDEWRPNKTAPAEVMPGLKSASLLVVEDVEANRMVIEAMLDELAVPYRFAVSIKDGLSQIDISWPDMILLDLELPDGDGFKFFYDLVSKCLSSNQVRPIVIALTAHATDEIRRKTEDAGMDGFLTKPVSLEGLRSVLRLLPDWTTDSSGKKYARQGSSPAAEDESDPLASYPASLRSKLLAMYCDAYLPQYEELQNAFSERDPRRFTFAAHRLLGMAANFGFNDAIPILREFDEDNIDLDDPTISDKLDRLLGLLEQLAENASRDTSF; from the coding sequence ATGGCCGCCCAGGGGGAACCGATTCCCACTGCTCAATCGTCTTCCAATCGCTTGACCGTTCTTTACGTTCTTGCTCTGAGCGCCGTCGCATTGCTGACCATCGTGGGTCAAGTCTTGGTTCAGCGAAGCCTGGAACGACAGTTAAGTGACTCAACCGTAATCAACATCGCTGGGCGACAACGGATGCTCAGCCAGAAGATTACCAAGTTGGCCCTGCAATTGCATACCACCGAAGATCCATTTCTGCAGGGAAAGGAGCGTGCCGAATTACGGGCGGCGCTCACGCTGTGGGAAACTTGCCATCGGGGGCTGCAAGAAGGCAGCGAAGAATTAGGCTTGCCCGGCAACAATAGTGTGTACGTAAGAGACCTCTATCAATCGCTCGAAATCGAGTTCGTTGCCATTCGTGACGCTGCCGAGGAGATTCTGAATCCGGACGAAGAGCCAAGCGAGCCGACGGGCGAACGGTCCCCTGCGTTGAAGACTATCTTAGCCCATGAGGCTAATTTTCTGGCCGGGATGGATCAAATCGTCTACCTCTACGACCAAGAAGCCGAGAGCCGAGTCACGAGCTTGCGGCGGGTTGAGCACGCTCTGCTCCTGGTGACATTAACCGTTCTTCTGCTGGAAGGATTGTTTGTCTTTCGGCCTGCGGTCCGAGAAATTCGCCGGATGGTCGAAAACTTACGCGAGAATGCGTTGGACTTAGAGATGGCAAAGGAAACTGCGGAAACCGCGAATGCCGAAAAGTCTCGTTTTCTCGCCAAGATGAGTCACGAATTGCGAACTCCCATGAATGCCATCTTGGGGTTGTCCGAGGTGCTTTTGCGCGGGCAACTGTTCAACAACCAGAAAAAATTGTTGACGACGATTCATGATTCGGCTCAATCGCTCATGGGATTGCTCTCTGACTTGCTGGATATGTCTAAGTTAGAAGTCGATAGCTCGCTGAAGCTGCGACAAGAGCCTTTGAACCCCAAAGAGATTACCCAAAAAGTGGCAGAGATGTTCACGCATCAGGCCATCGACCGAGGCTTAGAACTACGATTAGAAGTCGACACCAAATTAGATATATGGGTGCTCGGCGACGAAAACCGCTTACGCCAGGTGTTGGTCAACCTGATACAGAATGCGTTGAAGTTTACCCAGCAAGGGAGCGTCTCGGTTGAGGCGGAAGTGCAGCGGCAAACTTCGCACGAGGTGATAGTGAACTTTTGTGTCAGCGACACCGGGCCTGGAATCTCTGCGGAGGATCAGAAAACGATCTTCGAGCCCTTTAAGCAAGCCGAGCGAGACCGGGACAAACATGGCGGAGCAGGGTTGGGGCTGAGTATAGCTCAGCGGCTTGTGGAAGCGATGAACGGGCGGATTCGCGTGGTGAGTAAGCTGGGCGAGGGAACCGCATTTATTGTTGACATTCCTTTTGTGCGCTCGTTGGAGCATACCGATCACCTCGACGAATGGCGCCCCAATAAGACGGCACCAGCCGAGGTGATGCCTGGCCTTAAGTCAGCCAGTTTGTTGGTTGTTGAGGATGTCGAAGCCAATCGCATGGTGATCGAAGCGATGCTAGACGAACTCGCCGTGCCGTATCGCTTTGCGGTTTCCATTAAAGACGGGCTCAGCCAAATCGATATCAGTTGGCCTGACATGATCTTGTTGGACTTAGAACTACCAGATGGAGACGGATTTAAGTTCTTCTACGACCTTGTCAGCAAGTGCCTTAGTTCCAACCAAGTGCGTCCCATTGTTATTGCGCTCACGGCACATGCCACCGACGAGATTCGACGAAAGACCGAAGACGCCGGAATGGATGGGTTTCTGACCAAGCCGGTGAGCCTGGAAGGGTTGCGTTCGGTCTTGCGACTGCTCCCGGATTGGACGACTGATTCTTCGGGTAAGAAATACGCGCGGCAAGGAAGTTCACCGGCAGCGGAGGACGAGAGCGATCCGTTGGCCTCGTATCCGGCTTCCTTACGTAGTAAGTTGCTGGCGATGTATTGTGATGCTTATCTGCCGCAATACGAAGAGTTGCAAAATGCTTTTTCTGAAAGAGACCCTCGGCGTTTCACGTTTGCCGCGCATCGATTGTTGGGCATGGCCGCCAATTTTGGATTTAATGACGCGATTCCGATCTTGCGTGAGTTCGATGAGGACAATATCGACCTCGATGATCCCACTATTTCCGATAAACTCGACCGGCTGCTAGGCCTGCTCGAACAGTTGGCCGAGAACGCCAGTCGCGATACTTCTTTCTAA
- a CDS encoding sigma-54-dependent transcriptional regulator, producing MTTQNYLGSKRERRVLVIDDDPSVATVVSTALSREEVRIQHANTGTNGLQQLVQFRPDVLILDHLLPDGEGLQILGRVNRIDARLPVLFVTSRNSSELAIQAMKQGAFDFLSKPLQLEKIQEKTQQAMESRRLMLMPVQLPSQLDPMIDGADHLIGQCPRMQEVYKAIGRAAAHDVPVLIEGEIGTGKELVARAIYQHGRRKDRPFIKVSCSDFSPEWLESELFGHEPNAFPGATERRIGKIEQCHGGTVMLEEISAISQPLQSKLVRLIQDKTFVRAGGNDPIQANTTLIFSSSRNTERMTAEGIIRHDLFYSLNSFMIQIPPLRERGEDLVKLIDHFVGQFCRVERIAQAGAVRTSPDALRLMSDYSWPGNVSELCSVLRRALIESRGTVIAGDYLRNALRDMPRNRAGNESKMLSDHACDWEDFIHEKIEAGSCDLYSDSVMEMERHVLTIILRKTSGNQAKAARMLGITRTSLRKKIHYLGLAIEEFVSTV from the coding sequence TTGACAACTCAAAACTATCTCGGATCGAAGCGGGAACGACGCGTTCTGGTGATCGACGATGATCCCAGTGTGGCGACCGTGGTCAGTACTGCCCTCAGTCGAGAAGAGGTGCGCATCCAGCATGCTAACACCGGCACGAACGGACTGCAGCAGCTTGTCCAGTTTCGTCCTGATGTCCTCATTTTGGATCATCTCTTGCCGGATGGCGAAGGGCTGCAAATTCTCGGGCGGGTGAACCGGATTGATGCCCGTTTGCCAGTTCTTTTCGTTACCTCTCGTAACTCAAGCGAGTTGGCGATCCAGGCGATGAAGCAAGGGGCGTTCGATTTCCTCTCGAAGCCGTTGCAGTTGGAAAAAATCCAAGAGAAAACCCAGCAAGCGATGGAAAGCCGGAGATTGATGCTCATGCCGGTGCAACTGCCATCGCAACTCGATCCGATGATTGATGGGGCAGACCATTTGATTGGTCAATGCCCACGGATGCAGGAAGTTTACAAAGCCATCGGACGGGCCGCTGCCCACGATGTCCCGGTTTTGATTGAAGGAGAGATCGGTACCGGCAAGGAGCTTGTCGCCCGGGCAATCTACCAGCACGGCCGCCGTAAAGATCGCCCGTTTATTAAGGTCTCTTGCAGCGATTTCAGTCCCGAGTGGCTTGAAAGCGAGCTTTTCGGGCATGAACCGAATGCCTTTCCCGGGGCAACCGAACGTCGTATCGGCAAGATCGAGCAGTGCCATGGTGGCACAGTTATGTTGGAAGAGATCTCCGCGATTTCTCAACCGCTGCAAAGCAAACTCGTTCGTTTGATCCAAGATAAGACCTTTGTGCGTGCCGGCGGAAACGATCCTATTCAGGCCAACACCACGCTGATTTTCTCTTCAAGCAGAAATACCGAGCGAATGACGGCGGAAGGGATCATTCGTCACGATTTATTCTATTCCCTCAATTCGTTCATGATTCAGATTCCACCGTTGCGAGAGCGCGGGGAAGATCTGGTTAAGTTGATTGATCACTTCGTCGGCCAATTTTGCCGCGTAGAACGGATTGCCCAGGCCGGTGCTGTGAGAACTTCGCCGGATGCTCTGCGATTGATGAGCGATTATTCCTGGCCAGGCAATGTCTCGGAACTGTGTAGTGTATTGCGGCGCGCCCTGATCGAATCGCGTGGAACCGTAATCGCGGGGGATTACTTACGAAATGCCCTGCGCGACATGCCCCGCAATCGTGCAGGAAACGAGTCGAAAATGCTTTCAGACCATGCATGTGATTGGGAAGACTTCATTCACGAGAAGATCGAAGCGGGCTCGTGCGATCTTTATTCCGACTCGGTCATGGAGATGGAACGCCACGTATTGACCATAATTCTAAGAAAGACATCTGGTAATCAGGCCAAGGCCGCCCGTATGCTTGGGATAACACGGACCAGCCTTCGTAAGAAGATTCATTATCTCGGGCTGGCGATCGAAGAGTTCGTAAGCACGGTTTAA
- a CDS encoding HAMP domain-containing protein: MSTAVKRERRRQFWVDPQLQGSLALRIVLYYLLCWLTFGLALMTIAALSDIHAPVTAVASIMTHYYLPAVLASLVVLPLIVWDSIRYSNRLAGSVARFRQAMERLADGETASPLVVRKGDSWKSLADQFNRIAMRIEELENANQSATQQTTSSAQAEEVLEATKV; the protein is encoded by the coding sequence ATGTCGACAGCTGTTAAGCGGGAACGACGCCGTCAATTTTGGGTCGATCCTCAACTGCAAGGAAGCTTAGCCTTACGAATCGTGCTGTACTATCTGCTTTGTTGGCTGACCTTTGGCCTCGCCCTGATGACCATCGCAGCGCTGAGTGATATTCATGCTCCCGTAACAGCCGTCGCCAGTATTATGACCCATTACTACTTACCGGCGGTGTTGGCTAGTTTGGTGGTGCTGCCGCTGATTGTGTGGGACAGTATCCGCTACAGCAATCGCTTGGCAGGCTCGGTGGCCCGGTTTCGTCAGGCGATGGAGCGTTTAGCCGATGGGGAAACGGCTAGTCCGCTGGTGGTGCGCAAAGGAGACTCGTGGAAGAGCCTGGCCGATCAGTTCAATCGCATAGCAATGCGAATAGAAGAACTTGAGAACGCCAACCAATCTGCGACACAACAAACAACCTCTTCCGCTCAGGCGGAAGAGGTTCTTGAGGCAACCAAAGTTTAG
- a CDS encoding DUF6666 family protein: MRVFPWIFVLLTASCVSSFADLATAAEPREPAKLTHVVSEDYTQPPSPQRAIRSLFSNNQDRVYAARQRVARASYVASKVQAGDVQPVDYSVLSNAAGEQYMEGEIVEGTIIEGDVMMPGHATAGIYEQGMHVDGGCTSCQGGGCESCETCGDSCNTWCVPICFSLSLEDLSVRAGVEGFKGPLNRGVDGSFGFLYGINWGTPFFGKSSGLGFQLGINGSSTNMHEASFTDKSRNQFFMTAGLFRRVDWGWQGGVVLDYMSDDWYYSLTSSQIRGELSWKFQSRNEFGFWFTASDHVSTVNALITPQGSSTPLTISQNYQPNNMFAFFYRTPLDICGGEMRFSGGWTEDRMGLLSADMNIPVTQCLAVETNFLYLIPRDSNNRPTPYVDETWNVGFNLVWYPRACSAASAGKSYYRPLFNTATNGTFSMYPTN; this comes from the coding sequence ATGAGAGTCTTCCCCTGGATCTTTGTCCTGCTGACTGCTTCGTGCGTTAGCTCTTTCGCGGACCTCGCAACCGCGGCTGAGCCTCGCGAACCCGCGAAGCTGACGCATGTTGTTTCTGAAGATTACACGCAACCACCATCCCCCCAGAGAGCGATTCGGAGTCTGTTTTCGAACAATCAGGACCGTGTGTACGCTGCTCGGCAGCGGGTTGCGCGGGCCAGCTACGTGGCCTCGAAGGTACAAGCTGGCGACGTCCAGCCGGTCGATTATTCTGTGCTGAGCAACGCCGCCGGCGAGCAGTACATGGAAGGTGAAATTGTCGAAGGCACGATCATCGAAGGAGATGTGATGATGCCTGGGCATGCCACCGCAGGTATTTACGAACAGGGAATGCACGTCGATGGTGGCTGCACTTCGTGCCAAGGTGGTGGCTGCGAATCGTGCGAAACTTGTGGCGACAGCTGCAACACTTGGTGCGTTCCGATCTGCTTTAGCTTATCGCTGGAAGACCTCTCGGTGCGGGCTGGCGTGGAAGGCTTCAAAGGCCCTTTGAACCGCGGTGTCGACGGAAGCTTTGGTTTTCTGTACGGTATCAACTGGGGCACCCCGTTCTTTGGTAAAAGCAGCGGACTCGGCTTCCAGTTGGGTATCAACGGAAGCAGCACGAACATGCACGAGGCCAGTTTCACAGACAAATCTCGTAACCAGTTCTTCATGACCGCTGGTCTGTTCCGCCGCGTCGATTGGGGTTGGCAAGGTGGTGTCGTGTTGGACTACATGAGCGACGACTGGTACTACAGCCTGACCTCCAGCCAAATCCGTGGCGAATTGAGTTGGAAATTTCAGAGCCGCAATGAATTTGGCTTCTGGTTTACCGCCTCGGACCACGTGAGCACCGTCAACGCGCTTATTACACCGCAAGGGTCTAGCACGCCGCTGACGATCTCTCAAAACTATCAACCCAATAATATGTTTGCCTTCTTTTATCGCACCCCGCTCGATATTTGTGGGGGAGAAATGCGGTTTTCTGGTGGTTGGACCGAAGACCGGATGGGCTTGCTGAGTGCGGATATGAACATTCCCGTTACCCAGTGCCTGGCCGTCGAAACCAACTTCCTGTACTTGATTCCCAGAGACAGCAACAATCGACCCACGCCCTATGTCGACGAGACATGGAACGTCGGGTTCAACTTGGTCTGGTACCCACGAGCTTGCAGTGCGGCAAGTGCCGGCAAGAGCTACTATCGCCCGCTGTTCAACACGGCGACCAACGGTACGTTCTCGATGTACCCGACCAACTAG